In Mucilaginibacter sp. KACC 22063, the genomic stretch GCGTGGTATCTGCGCAGTCTACCAAAATCCCTTACCTCATATTTGCAGGCCTTTTTATCTTACTGGGTATCATCATTGCCTTTGTAAAGCTGCCTAAATTTAATTCGGAAGAGATTGAAAGCAAAGGTTTAGGTGCGCTGAAATACAAAAACTTAAGGTTGGGTGTTATTGCGATATTTTTCTATGTTGGTGGCGAAGTAGCTATCGGTAGTTTTATTATCAGTTTACTTGGGCAGGCTAATATGGGTTCAATGCCCGAGGCTGTTGCCAAAAATTACCTGTCGTTGTATTGGGGTGGTGCCATGATCGGGCGATTTTTAGGTGCTATTTCATTAAGCAAAGGCATTGATACTACTAAAAAGATAATCTACATGTTAATTACCGCCGTGGTCGTTTTCGGTGTAATTTATTCAATAGTAACACTGTCTTTTGCACAGATACATTACTTCCTGATTTTTATTGCGCTAAACCTGGTAGGTTTCTTAATAGGTAAATCTTCGCCGGGAAGAACGCTGGCCGTATTTGCCTGCGTTAACGTTGTTTTGGTGTTGATTACTATGTTCACCAACGGGGCTGTAGCGATGTGGTCAATTCTTGGTATTGGCTTGTTTAACTCAATTATGTACTCCAACATATTTACCCTTGGTATCGCCGGTTTGGGTAAATACACCAGTCAGGGTTCTTCGCTGCTGGTCATGGCTATTTTAGGTGGTGCGGTAATCCCTGTGATACAAGGCGCCGTTGCAGATATTATAGGTGTGCAACATGCACTCATCCTGCCTGTGATATGTTATCTTTACATCGTTTATTTCGGCTATTATTGCTGGAAAAACTTGGGCCACATCGAGCATGATGGTCAGGTAAAGGGAGGACATTAATATTCGGTCATTAGTCAATGGTCATCAGTTATTATAAAATAAGAAATGACCAATGACTAATGAACCAATGACTAACACATGAAACTAAGTTTCGATCACATATTCATGAATCTGGCTACTGACCTGGCTAAGCGCAGCCATTGCGTTAAGGCACAGGTTGGGGCAGTACTGGCAAAAGATACACGTATCATTTCAATAGGTTATAACGGGCCGCCATCTGGCACGCATAATTGCGACGAAGAATGGCCTGAAGCCGGTTGCCCGCGCGATGCACGGGGAAGTTGCTCATTGGCGCTTCACGCTGAAGAAAATGCCATACTTTATGCAGTGAAGAACGGTGCAAGGTTGGAAGGGGCAACGATGTACACTACACTTTCGCCGTGTTTACCATGCGCAAGACTTATTTTTTCTGCAGGTATTTCAAAAGTTTACTTTCGCCATTCATATGCCGAATACAAAGGCCTGCCAAGTGACGAAGGGGTTGATTTTCTGAATCACTTTGGTGTGAAGGCAATGAAATTCGACGATGAAACTATCGGTCTTGAGCTTTAAGAAAAGGCTCGAGCTTCGTTAATGCAAAATCCAATTGCTGCTCTGGCGTAAGATTGGTATTATCTAAGATAATGGCATCGTCGGCACGAACAAGCGGGCTTTCTTTACGGGTAGTATCCAGGAAATCACGATGGGCGATGTTCTCAAAAACTTCCTCTAAAGTGATCTCAGGATGTGTAGGCTGCAGTTCTTTAAAGCGGCGTTCTGCACGTACTTTCGGATCGGCAGTCATAAAGAGTTTTACCTGGGCATTAGGGAACACGGTAGTACCTATATCGCGGCCATCCATCACAATGTTTTTCGAACGGCCCATGCGTTGCTGCTGTTTTACCATTTCGTGCCTTACACTTCTTAAAGCAGCAACGGCACTCACGTTTTCTGAAACGGGCATCAGGCGGATTTCGTCAGACACTTCCTCATCATTAAGCAAAATATGTGTCTGATAATCGCGGGCGTGGAAGTTCAGATGGATATCTGCAAGTACAGCTTTAACAGCCTCTTCATCTTTAACATCAATGTTTTTTCGTATCAAGTAAAGGGTAACTGCCCGGTACATGGCACCGCTATCAACGTAAATAAAATGGAGTTTTTTGGCTAAGGCTTTAGCTAAGGTGCTTTTTCCGCAAGATGAATAACCATCTATGGCTACTACAATGTTATTGCTCATCGAGGTGCTAAATTACGCATTTCATTTCATCATTTCTGTCATGTTTATAGATGAAAGCATTAAGAGCATATGATACTATATTTAAAGTAAGTTGTTTATTTTGCATCGAATATGAATTTTACTAAAGCAGATTTACTGCGCGAAACAAACTTTAAAGCTTCAAGGAGCGGGGGGAAAGGCGGACAAAACGTTAATAAAGTTTCTACCAAAGTAGAAATAGCGTTTGATGTGCGTTCGTCTGTGTTATTTAATGAAGGGGAGAAGCAATTGCTGTTAAGTAAATTAGCGAACCGTTTAAATAAAGATGGCGAGGTGCAGGTAATCTGCGACGAGGAGCGAAGCCAATACCTTAACCGCGAAAAAGCAATCGAAAAACTTTATCATCTGTTGCATAAAGCCTTTGAAAAGCCTAAGCCAAGAAAGCCTACTAAAATAAGCAAGGCAGTAAAAGCTGCACGTGCAGATAACAAACGCTTACAATCGGCTAAAAAAGAAACCCGTAAACGAAACTTCGACTATTAATTAAAGTGATACATTACGGTTACCGAACCCCACTGTTGCGAGCGTAATATTTCTTTAGTCTCCTTGGTGATAAAAGTAGCTGACAGATCAATTGTCCACCTGTCGCCGCTATTAAATGCTGCACCGACTTGGTTACTGATAATCACCCTTTTTGGCGTACCTGCTACCTCCAACTGGCTTAAAATTGCAGGGTCTTGCGTTAGGTCGATCTTTGAAGGTATCTCACCTGATTTGCTTTGAATTGTGCCGTTATATCCCACCAAATTCACCATTGGCTTATAATATAAAAAGAACTCCTGGTCATTCGCTTTTATACCATTACGGTTCATCACCGTGCTTTGTGTAGATACTGAATTAAAAAGTTTGTTGGTTCTTCCTATGCGGAATAATGGGCCAAAACCTAATCCTGTAAAGGCATTACCCAAATTGGCATAAGAGCTAAAATTGATATCAAATATTGGCTCCCTGATCAGCATGCGGTTGTATTCGCCGGTAAGGGTAGCCTTAAAGCCACCTTTTATTTGATGATCCCATCCAAAAGGCGGATAAAATCCAAAGGTATTATGTATAAAATCCTGAGCCTGTTTACCTTGTGCCTTGCTGCCAATAAAACCTAATTGTACCCCGAATTTTAAGTTGCTTTGATTTTTATACAAAAGGTTATAAGTACCGCCCGCATATAAATAAGCTGCAAACGGACGGTCGATGTTATTAATATCAACAGCAGGAACATCCGTATTGGAAAATGGGTTTATATTGCCCGACTGTGGGTTATACATCTTTTGGCCTACTTCATAACCCAAAACCTTGTTAGCCAGTTTGCCATCTTCATCAAACGGTAAAGCTTGCCTGAAATAGATAAAAATGCCATTGGTATAATACCGGTCTGATCCTTGCATCAGGTATGAATCGTTATCCGTTTGCAATCCCGCTTCCATAGTACGGTATTGTGCTTTAAGTAAGGTGGTGCCGGCTAAAACTAAGAATAGCGTAGTATAAAGTTTTTTCATTAATACAGGGGTGGAAAATCCTGCCTAAAATAACAAAAGCCCCGAATTATCAGGGCTTTTACTATATGATTTAACACTTTTATTATTAATTGAGTACCGGCTTTGGATCTTCCTTAACGGTCAGATCAATTGCTTCTTCCACTTTGTCTTTTAGTAACGCTAAGTCGATTACTTCGCGCATCTCAGTTACATAATGGAATTTAAGGTCCTTAATGTAATCTTCCTTAATTTCTAAGATGTCTTTTTTGTTTGATTGGCATAGGATGATATCCTTGATATCTGCCCGTTTGGCTGCAAGGATCTTCTCTTTGATACCACCTACAGGCAACACACGTCCGCGAAGGGTGATTTCGCCGGTCATGGCCAAGTTAGGTTTTACCTTACGCTGGGTAAATGCCGAAGTAAGTGCGGTCAACATGGTTACACCAGCCGATGGGCCGTCTTTTGGTGTTGCACCTGCAGGTACGTGAATGTGCACATCCCACTGGTCAAACAAACGCTGATCTATATTAAATAATGAAGAATGCGCACGCAGGTATGCAAGTGCAATGGTTGCCGACTCTTTCATCACATCGCCCAAGCTACCGGTTAAGGTTAAGCGTCCTTTACCAGGGCTAAGGCTGGCTTCTATAAATAGTATATCACCGCCAACTTGGGTCCATGCTAAACCTGTTACTACACCTGCAAACTTGTTGCCCTCGTAAAGGTCCTTTTCAAAAATAGGCGCACCTAAAATGCGTTCTACGTCAGCTTTGCTTACCGATGGATTGTAAGGCTCTTCCATGGCAATATTTTTAGCAACACCCCGAACAACCGATCCTATCTTTTTATCAAGCGAACGTACACCCGATTCGCGGGTATATTGCTCAATTACTTTTTCTAAAACATCGTTTTTCATGGTCACCTGTTTAGGTTTTACGCCATGTGCTTCCCGTTGTTTAGGCAGTAAATGTTGTTTTGCAATCTCAATTTTCTCTTCAATGGTATAGCCATTTACTTCAATGATCTCCATACGGTCTAACAAGGCAGGCTGTATGGTAGAAAGAGAGTTGGCTGTAGCGATGAACATCACGTTCGACAGGTCGAAGTCAAGCTCCACATAGTTATCATAAAACGTGCTGTTCTGTTCCGGGTCGAGTACCTCTAAAAGGGCAGATGAAGGATCCCCTCTGAAATCATTACCTACCTTATCAATCTCATCCAATATGAATACCGGGTTAGCAGCACCAGCTTTTTTAACTGACTGTATCACTCGGCCAGGCATAGCGCCTATGTATGTTTTACGGTGACCACGGATCTCGGCTTCATCACGTACGCCACCTAAGGCCATACGCACATATTTACGGCCTAAAGCCTTAGCTATTGATTTACCTAATGAAGTTTTACCTACACCCGGAGGGCCAACAAGGCAAAGGATAGGCGCTTTCATGTCGTGCTTAAGTTTTAACACGGCAAGGTATTCGATGATACGCTGTTTTACTTTTTCAAGCCCGAAGTGATCTTTGTCAAGTATTTTTTGCGCACGTTTAAGATCGAAATTGTCCTTGGTAAAATCATTCCATGGCAGGTCGAGCAACAGTTCAAGATAATTGATTTGTACAGAGTAATCTGCAGCGGCGGGATTGATACGTGCCAGCTTATCCATCTCTTTATTAAAGTGGGTGCTTACCTCTTTACTCCATTTCTTTTTTAAAGCCCTTTCGCGCAAGTTCTCCATTTCCAGGTCAGGCGTGTTACCGCCAAGTTCTTCCTGGATGGTTTTTAATTGCTGATTAAGGAAGTAATCGCGCTGCTGTTTATCAAGGTCTGTACGTACCTTAGACTGGATCTGGTTCTTTAATTCCAGCATCTGCAGCTCGGTGGTCAAGTGCTCCAATAGTAATTGTGCCCGTTCGCCCAGGTTAACTGTTTCCAGCATGCGCTGTTTAACATCCATTTCGGCATTCATATTTGACGAAATGAAGTTGATCAGAAACGAAATACTTTCAATGTTTTTTATAGCAATACCCGCTTCAGTAGGGATATTTGGCGAAAGCTGAATAATGCTCATAGCCAGATCCTTAATAGAAGACACCATAGCCTTAAAAGCCTTATCTGCTTTGGGTTTTATTTCATCAAACGGCTCGATTGATGCTTTGATGTACGGGTCGCTTTGTATTTCTTCTTTTAAATGGAAGCGTTTTTTTCCCTGTAAAATAACGGTGGTATTACCATCGGGCATTTGCAGCATTTTTACAATTAATGCTGTAGTGCCTGTTTTATTAAGCTGATCAAAATTAGGGTCTTCGATACTCACATCTTGTTGTGATACCACCCCTATAATGCGGTTGCCTTTATTGGCATCCTTAATTAGTTTAATAGATTTATCGCGACCAACAGTTATTGGAATAACCACGCCCGGGAACAGCACCGTATTACGAAGCGGAAGAATAGGCAGAACTTCGGGCATCAGCTCGTTGTTCATTTCCTCTTCGTCCTCAGTTGACATTAACGGAAAAAACTCAGAATCTTCGTTTATAACCGGTAATGCACTTTTAAAATCAAACGGATCGTAGCTCATTAGTACCCTTTCTAAAATATTTAAAACGTCAAGATGTCAGTTTCGACTATTCAAAACTGGTTAAATTACGGTTATACAATGATGTGCTTACCGTAAGGGTATAAGGTTCAATACCTATGCCAATATAAAAATTTGGCATACTAATGTATATACTTGCTAATAAATTATTGATTTAAAGAACGTTGAATCATTAACCCACGAAAATGGGTTTATTGATGATATGTAAAAAAGTCAGGTAACGATTAAACCAGTAAGAGTTTGCTATAATTTTGCAAAATATTGGTATAGTTGCATAATAATCTTGTTAATATATAGTTATTACAATATTCATTTTGTTCAGAACAAACTTCAGATGAGGTTACCGGTACTATTCCTGGCTTTGATGATAACTTCGGTTAAGTACTCGCATGCGCAAAATGCTTACGTTAAGTTAGGGCAGCAGGCGTTAATGGAGGGTGATTTTAAGGTTGCAGTACAGCGACTGGAGAGAGCCTGCATTATAGATTCGACCAATGCTGACGCGCTATGGATGCTTGGTTACTCTTATTATCACAGTGAAAACTTCAAAAAATCTGTTTCTGTATATTCAAGGGTCATTGCGCTGAAGCCTGCCGATCCCAGCGCTTATTATTACCGCGCACGTGCCAAAAGTAAGTTAGGCAAAGACAACAATATATCTTACCAGGATAAAGAGAAATATTTGTTAGGCGCTATTGTTGATTTTACAAAAGCCATAAACACAGATGCTGATCCCGGTGATTTGGATAAATATTTCCAGAACCGTGGAATTGCATACAGGGAATATGCCATATTTAAACTGGATGCTTCATCAAAGGCGTACGATAAAAACAGGGGCATTAATGCTCTTAAAGCTTCAATTGCCGATTTGGAGAAAGTGCTCAACGGTAACCCGTCGCGTAGTGACATTGCCTCGCTGCTTGATATTTCCAAAGAAAAACTTGCCACAGCACAGGGGCACCACTAACTATTTCTTCAGCACACCTTTTATTACGTAGTGATTAGTACCCAGAAACAGCACATGCTGTGTTTTATCAATTGTGTAAAGGGAATCGGGCAGGTAACTTAATTTCTCAGTAGTTTCATACAACAAGTTTTTTGTATGATTTACGATATGAATGGCTTTCACCTGATC encodes the following:
- a CDS encoding sugar MFS transporter → MISDTTQPRKNYTLPLITLTSLFFMWGFITCMNDVLIPYLKKLFSLTYFESMLIQFCFFGAYFIGSLIYFTISYYSGDPINKIGYKKGILLGLLISAIGCAMFYPAATLSSYGVFLAALFILGLGFTLLQISANAYVSLLGPDESASSRLNLTQAFNSLGTTIAPVLGGYLIQEFFAVNGVVSAQSTKIPYLIFAGLFILLGIIIAFVKLPKFNSEEIESKGLGALKYKNLRLGVIAIFFYVGGEVAIGSFIISLLGQANMGSMPEAVAKNYLSLYWGGAMIGRFLGAISLSKGIDTTKKIIYMLITAVVVFGVIYSIVTLSFAQIHYFLIFIALNLVGFLIGKSSPGRTLAVFACVNVVLVLITMFTNGAVAMWSILGIGLFNSIMYSNIFTLGIAGLGKYTSQGSSLLVMAILGGAVIPVIQGAVADIIGVQHALILPVICYLYIVYFGYYCWKNLGHIEHDGQVKGGH
- a CDS encoding deoxycytidylate deaminase — its product is MKLSFDHIFMNLATDLAKRSHCVKAQVGAVLAKDTRIISIGYNGPPSGTHNCDEEWPEAGCPRDARGSCSLALHAEENAILYAVKNGARLEGATMYTTLSPCLPCARLIFSAGISKVYFRHSYAEYKGLPSDEGVDFLNHFGVKAMKFDDETIGLEL
- the cmk gene encoding (d)CMP kinase, translating into MSNNIVVAIDGYSSCGKSTLAKALAKKLHFIYVDSGAMYRAVTLYLIRKNIDVKDEEAVKAVLADIHLNFHARDYQTHILLNDEEVSDEIRLMPVSENVSAVAALRSVRHEMVKQQQRMGRSKNIVMDGRDIGTTVFPNAQVKLFMTADPKVRAERRFKELQPTHPEITLEEVFENIAHRDFLDTTRKESPLVRADDAIILDNTNLTPEQQLDFALTKLEPFLKAQDR
- the arfB gene encoding alternative ribosome rescue aminoacyl-tRNA hydrolase ArfB; the encoded protein is MNFTKADLLRETNFKASRSGGKGGQNVNKVSTKVEIAFDVRSSVLFNEGEKQLLLSKLANRLNKDGEVQVICDEERSQYLNREKAIEKLYHLLHKAFEKPKPRKPTKISKAVKAARADNKRLQSAKKETRKRNFDY
- a CDS encoding lipid A deacylase LpxR family protein, translating into MKKLYTTLFLVLAGTTLLKAQYRTMEAGLQTDNDSYLMQGSDRYYTNGIFIYFRQALPFDEDGKLANKVLGYEVGQKMYNPQSGNINPFSNTDVPAVDINNIDRPFAAYLYAGGTYNLLYKNQSNLKFGVQLGFIGSKAQGKQAQDFIHNTFGFYPPFGWDHQIKGGFKATLTGEYNRMLIREPIFDINFSSYANLGNAFTGLGFGPLFRIGRTNKLFNSVSTQSTVMNRNGIKANDQEFFLYYKPMVNLVGYNGTIQSKSGEIPSKIDLTQDPAILSQLEVAGTPKRVIISNQVGAAFNSGDRWTIDLSATFITKETKEILRSQQWGSVTVMYHFN
- the lon gene encoding endopeptidase La; the encoded protein is MSYDPFDFKSALPVINEDSEFFPLMSTEDEEEMNNELMPEVLPILPLRNTVLFPGVVIPITVGRDKSIKLIKDANKGNRIIGVVSQQDVSIEDPNFDQLNKTGTTALIVKMLQMPDGNTTVILQGKKRFHLKEEIQSDPYIKASIEPFDEIKPKADKAFKAMVSSIKDLAMSIIQLSPNIPTEAGIAIKNIESISFLINFISSNMNAEMDVKQRMLETVNLGERAQLLLEHLTTELQMLELKNQIQSKVRTDLDKQQRDYFLNQQLKTIQEELGGNTPDLEMENLRERALKKKWSKEVSTHFNKEMDKLARINPAAADYSVQINYLELLLDLPWNDFTKDNFDLKRAQKILDKDHFGLEKVKQRIIEYLAVLKLKHDMKAPILCLVGPPGVGKTSLGKSIAKALGRKYVRMALGGVRDEAEIRGHRKTYIGAMPGRVIQSVKKAGAANPVFILDEIDKVGNDFRGDPSSALLEVLDPEQNSTFYDNYVELDFDLSNVMFIATANSLSTIQPALLDRMEIIEVNGYTIEEKIEIAKQHLLPKQREAHGVKPKQVTMKNDVLEKVIEQYTRESGVRSLDKKIGSVVRGVAKNIAMEEPYNPSVSKADVERILGAPIFEKDLYEGNKFAGVVTGLAWTQVGGDILFIEASLSPGKGRLTLTGSLGDVMKESATIALAYLRAHSSLFNIDQRLFDQWDVHIHVPAGATPKDGPSAGVTMLTALTSAFTQRKVKPNLAMTGEITLRGRVLPVGGIKEKILAAKRADIKDIILCQSNKKDILEIKEDYIKDLKFHYVTEMREVIDLALLKDKVEEAIDLTVKEDPKPVLN
- a CDS encoding tetratricopeptide repeat protein, whose amino-acid sequence is MRLPVLFLALMITSVKYSHAQNAYVKLGQQALMEGDFKVAVQRLERACIIDSTNADALWMLGYSYYHSENFKKSVSVYSRVIALKPADPSAYYYRARAKSKLGKDNNISYQDKEKYLLGAIVDFTKAINTDADPGDLDKYFQNRGIAYREYAIFKLDASSKAYDKNRGINALKASIADLEKVLNGNPSRSDIASLLDISKEKLATAQGHH